A window of the Podospora bellae-mahoneyi strain CBS 112042 chromosome 6, whole genome shotgun sequence genome harbors these coding sequences:
- a CDS encoding hypothetical protein (EggNog:ENOG503NW4K) encodes MQTTTLLLATLASVASARFGQEGLVQSVIQALGAFGPPGAAGTLAGQTPSVLLAGASACAKLELADEIVATLGNDPQVIAGAAALVAAEKNFNPFAVDIPTICSNAALPATPELRGIIPLVDPAVEGADIQNANSAASLQAPLADAGLSVADISRAAGFENFEEQA; translated from the exons ATGCAAACCacgaccctcctcctcgccaccctGGCCTCTGTTGCCTCTGCCCGTTTCGGACAGGAAGGCCTCGTCCAAAGCGTCATCCAAGCTCTCGGCGCTTTCGGTCCCCCAGGCGCAGCTGGTACCCTCGCCGGCCAGACCCCCAGCGTGCTCCTTGCTGGCGCCAGTGCTTGTGCCAAG CTCGAATTGGCCGACGAGATTGTTGCCACCCTAGGCAACGACCCCCAGGTCATTGCCGGTGCTGCCGCCCTGGTTGCCGCGGAGAAGAACTTTAACCCTTTCGCTGTTGACATCCCCACCATCTGCAGCAATGCTGCTTTGCCGGCTACTCCTGAGTTGAGGGGAATCATTCCCTTGGTTGATCCTGCCGTGGAGGGGGCTGATATTCAGAATGCCAACTCGGCGGCGAGCTTGCAGGCTCCGTTGGCGGATGCGGGGTTGAGTGTGGCTGATATTTCGAGGGCGGCTGGGTTTGAGAATTTTGAGGAGCAGGCTTAG
- a CDS encoding hypothetical protein (EggNog:ENOG503NX21; COG:I), producing MHSLREGILDGTGNDSTAVKSTAPSFSLKAILRGLRHILWPKAASADSSPRQLRPTAYLDGLRGFAAFLVYIHHHQLWAHGAESLQSAVYFENAYGFDGEFRLSTFYGIRNFFTGGHMAVAVFYVISGYVLSVKPLALMQSGEHLKLADNLASAFFRRWFRLYLPIIATTLVYITSWHLFGYWNFACPPKETFRDELWNWYVEFKNFSFLFKEGGWIWVKANTHTWSIPLEMRGSVITYMACMALSRATTKARLMCLVVLVGYYLYVVDGYYGALFVAGMLQADLDLLARREGGYFPGWLRRLERHKTFIYYHLFVVSMYLAGVPSATNKVEDLRANPGWYWLSYLKPQAVFDPKWFYLFWAANMLVAAVPRMGWLRRWFEGRFCQFLGRISFAFYLVHGPILATVGDRLYHAVGWGRPVEAGEVDMLAAWRDLLPLPKVGPIGLEFSFLVPHLILLPLTFWVADIVTRMVDEPSVKFAAWLYKRVQGGGKPEMKPESNEMMLRLA from the coding sequence ATGCACTCCCTCCGCGAAGGCATCCTAGACGGCACGGGAAACGACTCCACCGCCGTCAAGTCCACcgccccttccttctccctcaaagCCATCCTCCGCGGCCTCCGGCACATCCTCTGGCCAAAAGCCGCCTCGGCAGACAGCTCTCCACGACAGCTCCGACCAACAGCCTACCTCGACGGTCTGCGCGGGTTCGCCGCCTTTCTGGTGtacatccaccaccaccagctctgGGCCCACGGCGCGGAGAGCCTGCAGTCTGCAGTCTACTTTGAGAACGCCTACGGCTTCGACGGGGAGTTTCGGTTGTCAACATTTTATGGCATTAGGAACTTTTTTACCGGGGGGCACATGGCTGTGGCCGTGTTTTATGTCATCTCGGGCTATGTCCTTTCCGTCAAGCCGCTGGCGTTGATGCAGAGCGGGGAGCATCTCAAGCTGGCGGATAATTTGGCATCGGCGTTTTTCCGGAGGTGGTTTAGGTTGTATCTGCCTATTATTGCCACTACGCTTGTTTACATCACCTCGTGGCATCTTTTTGGGTACTGGAACTTTGCTTGCCCTCCCAAGGAGACGTTCAGGGACGAGCTGTGGAATTGGTATGTCGAGTTCAAAAACTTTTCGTTCTTGTTCAaagaagggggttggatCTGGGTCAAGGCGAACACGCATACCTGGTCGATACCGCTCGAGATGAGGGGCAGCGTGATCACTTACATGGCTTGCATGGCGCTCTCCCGGGCGACGACTAAGGCGAGACTGATGTGTTTGGTTGTGCTGGTGGGGTATTACCTTTatgtggtggatgggtaTTACGGGGCGTTGTTTGTCGCGGGGATGTTGCAGGCGGATTTGGACctgttggcgaggagggagggggggtatttTCCTGGTtggctgaggaggttggagaggcaCAAGACGTTTATTTACTATCATCTTTTTGTGGTGAGCATGTACCTTGCCGGGGTGCCGTCGGCGACGAacaaggtggaggatttgaggGCGAATCCGGGGTGGTATTGGTTGAGTTATCTCAAGCCGCAGGCGGTGTTCGATCCGAAGTGGTTTTATCTGTTTTGGGCGGCGAATatgctggtggcggcggtgccgaggatggggtggttgaggaggtggtttgaggggaggttttgccagtttttggggaggattTCGTTCGCGTTTTATTTGGTGCATGGGCCAATTTTGGCGACGGTGGGGGATCGGCTGTATCATGCtgtgggatgggggaggccggtcgaggctggggaggtggacatGCTGGCGGCGTGGAGGGATttgttgccgttgcccaAGGTTGGGCCGATCGGGTTGGAGTTTTCGTTTTTGGTGCCGCATTTGATCTTGTTGCCGTTGACGTTTTGGGTGGCGGATATTGTGACAAGGATGGTGGACGAGCCTTCGGTCAAGTTTGCGGCTTGGCTTTATAAAAGGGTtcagggaggagggaaaccAGAGATGAAGCCAGAGAGTAACGAGATGATGCTGAGACTGGCTTGA
- a CDS encoding hypothetical protein (EggNog:ENOG503NUI7; COG:C), which produces MSDSKLFQPLKLTPSITLKHRIAMAPLTRFRSSDEHVPIVPLMKEYYSQRASAPGGTLLVTEGTFISPTAGGMNNVPGIWSKEQIAAWKEITDGVHAQGSFVYLQLWALGRAALGDVAKAEGFTVKAPSAIAIPDTDGVVTPEEMTIDDIKQKIAEYAQAAKNAIEAGFDGVEIHGANGYLVDQFIQDNSNQRTDEYGGSIENRSRFAVEVVDAVTAAVGEEKVGIRLSPWSVFQGMKMKNPVPQFSDVIRKISERHPNMSYLHLVETRIAGNRDEANDNDEERLDFALDIWKGPVLIAGGLTPETARKLVDEELKERDNVVTAFGRYFISTPDIVFRIREGIDLNQYDRSSFYIPKSPKGYIDQPFSKEFEKVYGQGIKALI; this is translated from the coding sequence ATGTCGGACTCAAAACTTTTCCAGCCGCTCAagctcaccccctccatcaccctcaaacACCGCATCGCCATGGCGCCACTCACTCGCTTCCGATCCTCTGACGAGCACGTTCCAATTGTTCCTCTCATGAAGGAATACTACTCACAGCGCGCCTCCGCCCCCGGTGGGACTCTTTTGGTAACAGAAGGtaccttcatctcccccaccgctGGTGGCATGAACAACGTCCCGGGTATTTGGTCGAAGGAGCAAATCGCTGCTTGGAAAGAGATCACAGACGGCGTCCATGCCCAAGGCAGCTTTGTCTACCTCCAACTCTGGGCGCTTGGCCGTGCTGCCCTCGGTGACGTCGCCAAGGCGGAGGGCTTCACCGTCAAAGCACCCTCAGCCATTGCCATCCCAGATACCGACGGTGTTGTTACCCCAGAAGAGATGACAATCGACGATATCAAGCAGAAGATCGCCGAATACGCCCAAGCCGCCAAGAACGCTATTGAGGCCGGTTTTGACGGCGTTGAGATCCACGGTGCCAACGGGTACCTCGTTGATCAGTTCATCCAAGATAACTCCAACCAGCGTACCGACGAGTATGGTGGTAGCATCGAGAACCGCTCCCGCTTTGccgtcgaggttgttgacgCCGTTACTGCCGCCGTTGGAGAGGAAAAGGTCGGCATCAGACTCAGCCCTTGGAGCGTCTTCCAGGgcatgaagatgaagaaccCGGTTCCCCAATTCTCCGATGTCATCAGAAAGATCAGCGAGAGACACCCCAACATGAGTTACCTGCACTTGGTGGAGACAAGAATTGCCGGCAACAGAGATGAGGCGAACGACAACGATGAGGAGAGATTAGACTTCGCGTTGGATATCTGGAAGGGGCCAGTTCTTATTGCTGGCGGGTTGACACCAGAGACTGCCAGGAAGCTGGTTGAcgaggagttgaaggagagggataATGTGGTGACGGCATTTGGCCGGTACTTCATCTCCACGCCAGACATCGTTTTCAGAATCCGGGAGGGTATCGATCTGAACCAGTATGACAGGTCGTCATTTTACATTCCCAAGAGCCCTAAGGGGTACATTGATCAGCCATTTAgcaaggagtttgagaaggtTTACGGCCAGGGGATCAAGGCTTTGATTTAG
- a CDS encoding hypothetical protein (EggNog:ENOG503PU2Z) encodes MHNYPSPWRPVFTSPFTQPQPITSTLTLTKPSRRRKKIVPLRKIRRIRSEDIIHHSMASSSSSQPQDPDQQKTLTTKASNESLAAASTVVPDSEATTTGKQPQAPTRYLYYEKVGEPDPNYVPKPPSKLAKFMAKFQSPMVKATKAKRQAEIDEEKRTGIKVYTPAGAPMGSGQHIGNALS; translated from the coding sequence ATGCACAACTACCCATCACCCTGGCGCCCTGTCTTCACCTCTCCATTTACGCAACCACAACCGATAACATCCACGCTAACTTTGACGAAGCCCAGCCGCCGCAGAAAGAAGATCGTGCCACTCCGCAAAATCAGAAGAATAAGATCAGAagacatcatccaccacagcatggcttcctcctcctcctcccagcctcAAGATCCAGACCAACAAAAgactctcaccaccaaagcctcCAATGaatccctcgccgccgcctcgacGGTAGTCCCCGACAGCGAGGCCACCACAACGGGAAAGCAACCACAGGCACCGACTCGGTACCTCTACTATGAGAAAGTGGGCGAGCCAGACCCGAACTATGTCCCCAAGCCGCCGTCAAAACTGGCCAAGTTCATGGCCAAATTCCAGAGCCCAATGGTGAAAGCGACAAAGGCCAAGAGACAGGCCGAGAttgacgaggagaagagaacaGGCATCAAGGTTTATACTCCGGCTGGGGCGCCGATGGGGAGTGGGCAGCACATTGGGAATGCGTTGAGTTAA
- a CDS encoding hypothetical protein (EggNog:ENOG503NYUS; COG:I; CAZy:GT32): MMSKLGSPLGSPTLAATTAQFRNRLPTQFRRCLPIYVAAIILIFFTFNLNLFHSRVREVTSNAAALARPPVPVVAAPAVPITPVGPAQTPKAVRTEFPRKIWQTWKVNPLRFEERDINTARSWVGKNPDYRYEVLTDDNDMKYVEWHFGPEGFNRPDIVNFYRDVKAAIVKADLLRYIVMYAEGGLYADIDVEALKPLSKFIPDRYNVKDIDMVIGVEIDEPDWKDHPILGPKSRSFCQWTFMCKPQLPVMMRLIEQIMTWLNGVAKEQNVPLADVKLDFDQIISGTGPSAFTTAILAEMDLHKEDPNIKVDWDLFHDLQESKLVSRTLVLTVEAFAAGQGHSDSGNHDARAALVRHHYHASNWPSRHPRYSHPAYGEVEKCNWNDECVKTWDKNVEAFAKMSEEEQRKIVAQKEQERKEAAEKAKAEEEKRKKDREEAEKRKKEEEEKKRKEAEAKKAEAQDAKRKEEEEKRKEEEKKGWLHFS; the protein is encoded by the coding sequence ATGATGTCCAAGCTTGGTTCCCCATTGGGGTCGCCAACCTTGGCCGCCACCACAGCTCAGTTCCGCAACCGCCTACCAACACAGTTCCGCCGTTGCCTCCCAATATACGTtgccgccatcatcctcatcttcttcacctttaACCTGAACCTTTTCCACTCGCGTGTTCGCGAAGTCACCTCGAatgccgccgccctcgcccgTCCACCGGTCCCGGTGGTGGCTGCGCCAGCTGTGCCCATCACGCCAGTAGGACCAGCTCAGACCCCCAAGGCCGTCCGCACCGAGTTCCCCAGAAAGATTTGGCAGACATGGAAGGTCAACCCTCTCAGATTCGAGGAGCGTGACATCAATACCGCCCGCTCATGGGTTGGCAAGAACCCCGATTATCGATACGAGGTGTTGACCGACGACAATGACATGAAGTACGTCGAGTGGCACTTTGGCCCCGAGGGCTTCAACCGCCCCGACATTGTCAACTTTTACCGCGACGTCAAGGCTGCCATTGTCAAGGCCGATCTCCTCCGCTACATCGTCATGTATGCCGAGGGTGGTCTGTACGCCGATATCGATGTCGAGGCCTTGAAGCCTCTCTCCAAGTTCATCCCCGACCGTTACAACGTCAAGGATATCGATATGGTTATTGGCGTCGAGATTGATGAGCCTGACTGGAAGGATCACCCCATTCTTGGTCCCAAGTCGCGTTCTTTCTGCCAGTGGACCTTCATGTGCAAGCCCCAGCTGCCCGTCATGATGAGACTCATTGAGCAGATCATGACATGGCTCAATGGTGTTGCCAAGGAGCAGAACGTCCCTCTTGCCGACGTCAAGCTCGATTTCGACCAGATCATCAGCGGTACTGGTCCGTCtgccttcaccaccgccattcTCGCCGAGATGGATCTTCACAAGGAGGaccccaacatcaaggtCGACTGGGATCTCTTCCACGACCTCCAGGAATCCAAGCTCGTAAGCCGCACCCTCGTCCTCACCGTCGAGGCTTTTGCTGCCGGCCAAGGCCACTCGGATTCAGGCAATCACGACGCCAGAGCTGCTCTCGTCAGACACCACTACCACGCTTCCAACTGGCCCAGCAGACATCCCCGCTACAGCCACCCTGCCtatggtgaggttgagaagTGCAACTGGAACGATGAGTGCGTCAAGACCTGGGACAAGAACGTCGAGGCCTTTGCCAAGATgtccgaggaggagcagagaaAGATTGTCGCGCAGAAGGAGCAAGAAAGGAAGGAGGCcgccgagaaggccaaggctgaagaggagaagagaaagaaggaccgtgaggaggccgagaagaggaagaaggaggaggaggaaaagaagaggaaagaagcCGAAGCGAAAAAGGCCGAAGCCCAAGACGCCAAGcgcaaggaggaagaggagaaaagaaaggaggaggaaaagaaggggtGGCTGCATTTTTCATGA
- a CDS encoding hypothetical protein (EggNog:ENOG503PFIR; COG:S), whose amino-acid sequence MYFFSLLPLLITATTSSPSPGGQVLPRQSSPLPTNPSFISTILATANAYRSAHAALPLTWDANLAAFALQKANGCRLNHAGPYGENAYWSWYYPPTHQPDFTAEIGWAFEAWNSQEEIDAYVAGDLLGGAHFTQTVWKATERVGCAFSGGRCEGNPDQEWWFYCDFWPRGNVRGWYGGNVTV is encoded by the exons ATGTACTTtttctccctccttcccctcctcatcacagccaccacctcctccccttccccggGTGGCCAAGTCCTTCCCCGACAGTCCTCCCCACTCCcgaccaacccctccttcatctcGACCATCCTCGCCACAGCCAACGCCTACCGCTCCGCCCACGCTGCCCTCCCGCTGACCTGGGACGCGAACCTCGCCGCTTTTGCGTTGCAAAAGGCGAATGGATGCCGGCTTAACCATGCC GGCCCATACGGCGAAAACGCCTACTGGTCATGGTACTACCCGCCTACGCACCAACCTGATTTTACGGCGGAGATAGGCTGGGCGTTTGAGGCCTGGAACTcgcaggaggagattgatgcTTACGTTGCTGGGGACTTGCTGGGGGGAGCGCACTTTACGCAGACGGTTTGGAAGGCTAcggagagggttgggtgtGCTTTTAGCGGGGGGAGGTGCGAGGGGAATCCGGATCAGGAGTGGTGGTTTTATTGTGATTTTTGGCCGAGGGGGAATGTGAGGGGGTGGTATGGGGGGAATGTTACTGTttga
- a CDS encoding hypothetical protein (EggNog:ENOG503NU0W; COG:S): MEIALYNHLALPLRVPPSEDGNLSDLEIQLTDHLISNVRIMCQSFRQPSQPGAHPSAISKAWEYIRLCLESSKTVNRNGRVNRTTLLSEFRHLAQGHAVILHISSQNAALLVHRLGVRDEVVFEVFETSPRNDDVLAAENALQWDFPGSAVAIPLATFEDGAFQGSLATFLEQASLESTKMFAAHTFKAGADIHEYRDTSSPTMISSMLMAILEENGRRISTPLLRKRVRDDISWHQARKPWRRLPYWLVLRVSIARYLSLVLGAETGRFQYKFFICNTLATFLESTQASLQADQVHFLKTKLCRRLVKLDVDRGNVKSAGALSDIDILFGKLTPGINKIIDDATRRVATEWEAFKKAHARPIPELPKRASPADLNLPLELSGNMLRDLQTSWGKTTRGHCRKWVAPEHFDLGSVTNKHLSEFAQPLFHVTQQEMLLQDCSPNESLITYLQTALPLFHGNPEQLSILILNAMEMWMRLDQTTCFQFPLLTDYHPVFTPESLNVLHLATYKDMVRLQAVQKHISQRIHASSLPRCTIFDDPSASCFAARYFDGMHPDSVAMRNSYADITHADVLRKELKRKEWEKKTEEFQSLTRQVDGSSCILIVDDNDPLGRSFHDDHHCPRCRAMHKLEKIRIQIYEESLPSDIHLAKAAVFELRCPPAFANYRDTTLMLISKLASPEVAVGVAPKCLLNGYSQLHTVANIYPKFTLASLTKSYFPSSGKVDETGCANPTG; the protein is encoded by the exons ATGGAGATCGCACTATACAACCACCTAGCGTTACCGCTGCGCGTTCCGCCGTCTGAAGATGGCAATCTGAGTGATCTTGAAATTCAGTTGACTGATCACTTGATCAGCAATGTGCGCATCATGTGCCAATCGTTTCGACAGCCGTCCCAACCTGGCGCTCACCCATCCGCGATTTCCAAGGCCTGGGAGTATATTCGCTTGTGCCTCGAATCGTCCAAGACTGTTAATCGGAACGGACGAGTCAACAGAACGACTCTGCTGTCGGAGTTTCGTCATCTAGCCCAAGGACATGCCGTGATCCTTCACATCAGCAGTCAAAATGCCGCTCTTTTGGTCCACCGACTCGGAGTCCGCGACGAGGTAGTCTTTGAAGTCTTCGAAACCTCGCCAAGAAATGACGAtgtcctcgccgccgagaacGCCTTGCAGTGGGACTTTCCAGGAAGCGCTGTTGCCATCCCGCTGGCGACCTTTGAAGATGGAGCATTTCAGGGCAGCCTGGCGACCTTTTTGGAACAAGCATCTCTCGAGTCGACAAAGATGTTTGCTGCTCATACCTTCAAAGCAGGAGCTGACATCCACGAGTATCGAGATACGTCGAGTCCAACCATGATCAGCTCCATGTTGATGGCCATCCTGGAAGAAAACGGCCGCCGAATCTCGACACCTCTTCTCCGCAAGCGAGTTCGTGACGACATATCTTGGCATCAAGCGCGCAAGCCCTGGCGCCGGCTCCCATACTGGCTCGTCCTCAGAGTCTCCATCGCTCGATATCTTTCGCTCGTTTTGGGGGCAGAGACGGGCCGTTTCCAGTACAAATTCTTCATTTGCAACACCTTGGCCACCTTCCTGGAATCGACACAGGCATCGCTGCAAGCTGATCAGGTTCACTTCCTCAAAACCAAGCTCTGCCGTCGGCTGGTGAAGCTGGATGTGGATAGGGGCAATGTGAAATCTGCAGGCGCCCTGTCAGATATTGACATCCTTTTCGGCAAGCTCACTCCCGGAATCAACAAGATCATTGATGATGCCACCAGGCGCGTGGCTACCGAGTGGGAGGCGTTCAAAAAGGCCCATGCAAGGCCCATTCCCGAGTTGCCAAAGAGGGCCAGCCCCGCCGACCTGAACCTACCATTGGAACTCAGCGGCAACATGTTGCGGGACCTACAGACGAGCTGGGGAAAGACGACGAGGGGACATTGCCGCAAATGGGTGGCCCCGGAACACTTTGATCTGGGTTCTGTTACGAACAAGCATCTGAGCGAATTTGCGCAACCCTTATTCCACGTTACCCAGCAAGAGATGCTTCTTCAAGATTGCTCGCCAAATGAGTCGTTGATAACCTATCTCCAGACCGCACTTCCCCTATTCCACGGCAATCCCGAGCAACTCAGTATCCTCATTCTCAATGCAATGGAAATGTGGATGAGACTTGACCAAACGACCTGCTTCCAGTTCCCGCTTTTGACAGACTACCATCCTGTCTTCACACCCGAGTCGCTCAATGTCTTGCATTTGGCCACCTACAAAGATATGGTCCGCCTGCAAGCCGTCCAGAAGCATATTTCACAGAGAATCCACGCAAGTTCTCTTCCCAGATGCACCATATTCGATGATCCTTCTGCCAGCTGTTTTGCAGCGAGATATTTTGACGGCATGCATCCCGACTCTGTTGCCATGCGTAACTCGTATGCAGATATCACCCATGCTGATGTTTTGAGGAAAGAATTGAAACGCAAAgagtgggaaaagaagacTGAGGAGTTCCAGAGCCTGACTCGGCAGGTTG ATGGAAGCTCATGCATCCTCATCGTGGACGACAACGACCCCCTTGGACGTAGCTTTCACGATGACCATCACTGCCCGCGGTGTCGAGCAATGcacaagctggagaagatACGGATCCAGATCTACGAGGAATCTCTCCCCTCTGATATTCACCTTGCCAAAGCCGCAGTGTTTGAGCTCCGGTGCCCCCCAGCCTTCGCGAACTATCGCGACACAACGTTGATGCTTATATCCAAGCTTGCAAGCCCGGAGGTTGCTGTGGGTGTGGCTCCAAAATGTCTGCTGAATGGCTACTCTCAGCTCCACACCGTCGCAAACATCTATCCCAAGTTCACTCTGGCATCTTTGACAAAATCAT ATTTCCCGTCGAGTGGGAAGGTGGACGAGACGGGCTGTGCAAACCCAACGGGCTGA
- a CDS encoding hypothetical protein (EggNog:ENOG503P96R; COG:S), with protein MEHLDHPHDLDGSSYDYGCLYSHETSMMERPPSSTIPTAFQSRIGQLLISVSPVWPATKLLRTYITLNCHRKLVTIFLTHN; from the coding sequence ATGGAGCACTTGGATCACCCCCATGACCTAGACGGGTCTTCGTATGACTATGGGTGTCTGTACAGTCATGAAACTTCCATGATGGAACGACCGCCATCGAGTACGATCCCGACAGCTTTTCAGTCTCGGATTGGCCAGCTCCTGATCTCAGTATCTCCAGTCTGGCCAGCTACGAAGTTGTTGAGGACATACATTACACTGAACTGTCACCGGAAGCTGGTTACTATCTTCCTTACTCACAATTGA
- a CDS encoding hypothetical protein (EggNog:ENOG503NUT1; COG:C) — MQNIFANAYCTIAATSAHNWKDGFLKSQSGSLDGGAKSTLASPACQCHFDIDVDAGPLMQRAWVLQERVLSRRTIHFTTSHVYCECGDGVICEQLTKLEPPFRKEYFILDPYFPNRLRRSGYYRIVQFIQFLFQKYSTSGLTVETDRVIAIGSLIERMEQVLHSKAKYGIFRFCLSSLLLWKRTDQQKPLIPYKDEVPSWSWMAYSGGIEFILDSNPSFRVPRLVDLDYADDRPVLNVKVRNFGGNCKMGINKEKYVILDGEEEVGSLWFDMADQIRSEDCNCVVVGALDVDMEDHKVEDTRKCYYMIIVQKEDGDRGYKRVGVGIVRAQYVSEECISSILW; from the exons ATGCAAAATATTTTTGCCAATGCCTACTGTACTATTGCCGCAACCTCAGCACATAACTGGAAAGATGGCTTTCTCAAATCCCAGTCAGGTTCCTTAGATGGTGGAGCAAAAAGTACCTTGGCCTCCCCAGCTTGCCAATGTCATTTCGACATAGACGTCGACGCAGGGCCTCTCATGCAACGAGCTTGGGTTTTACAAGAACGAGTGCTGTCCCGGCGAACCATTCATTTTACTACGTCACATGTGTATTGCGAATGTGGGGACGGGGTGATTTGTGAACAGCTCACAAAACTTGAACC GCCGTTTCGGAAGGAATACTTCATCCTCGATCCATACTTCCCAAATAGACTCCGGCGGAGTGGGTATTATCGTATCGTCCAATTTATACAGTTTTTATTCCAGAAATATTCGACATCCGGTCTTACTGTTGAAACCGACAGGGTCATTGCGATTGGCAGCCTTATTGAACGGATGGAACAGGTATTGCACAGTAAAGCGAAATACGGGATCTTCCGCTTTTGTTTAAGTTCTCTTCTTTTGTGGAAGCGGACGGACCAGCAGAAACCCCTGATCCCGTACAAGGATGAAGTGCCATCATGGTCTTGGATGGCATATTCCGGGGGCATTGAGTTTATCTTGGATTCAAACCCAAGTTTTCGGGTCCCACGCCTCGTAGACCTTGATTATGCCGATGATAGACCGGTACTAAATGTTAAAGTGAGGAACTTTGGTGGAAATTGCAAAATGGGAATTAATAAGGAAAAGTATGTTATtttggatggagaggaagaagtaGGGTCTTTATGGTTTGACATGGCGGATCAGATCCGGTCTGAGGATTGTaattgtgttgttgttggtgcccTAGACGTGGACATGGAAGACCATAAGGTGGAAGACACGAGGAAATGTTATTACATGATCATTGTACAGAAGGAAGACGGTGACAGGGGATATAAAAgggtgggagttgggatAGTGAGAGCGCAGTATGTCTCCGAGGAGTGCATTTCTAGCATCCTTTGGTGA
- a CDS encoding hypothetical protein (COG:S; EggNog:ENOG503NU52), with translation MAQVDNDIHPKATFLAIISPLSGHMNLPALSTISVDLHMSLSLTNLTITVYTLVSGLTPSLIAPFSDSYGQRPVYLFFLALCALSNIGLALQSTFPTLISLLCVQAAGAGVTISLGSAVVADMITRAERGKYIGYAALGLTLGPALAPTGRNVVGDGSVRPERRCSRTGWDLLKHIKRHEMAEEEEGRHTMEEAAEKKISIHTSVRILGEKEAFVTVMAGVLFSGGYFMVLITLGSQLSERFSFRPIIVGVCYLPLATGMLASRWTVGWLLDWNFGRWARNLGLKLDLDRQQRLEEVPIEKLRLEVALGALYVLFGTVVAYGWTVKTKSSLVGIEIALVFLGVFFAGAINGLNVLVVNTHPDSPATAVASS, from the exons ATGGCCCAGGTCGACAATGACATACATCCCAAGG ccaccttcctcgccatcatctcccccctaTCAGGGCACATGAACCTCCctgccctctccaccatctctgTGGACCTACACATGTCCCTGTCGTTAACAAACCTGACAATAACAGTCTACACCCTTGTCTCAGGGCTGACACCGTCCCTTATCGCTCCGTTTTCTGATTCCTACGGCCAACGACCGGTgtatcttttctttttggcgTTGTGCGCACTGTCTAACATAGGGCTTGCGCTGCAATCCACCTTTCCGACCTTGATATCGCTATTATGTGtccaagctgctggagctggggtCACAATCTCCCTGGGGAGTGCAGTCGTAGCGGACATGATCACCAGAGCCGAAAGGGGAAAATACATCGGCTATGCTGCGCTGGGGTTGACTCTCGGTCCTGCTCTTGCACCG ACAGGAAGAAACGTGGTAGGCGATGGGTCAGTGAGACCCGAGAGACGGTGTAGTAGGACGGGATGGGATCTACTGAAGCACATCAAGAGGCACGAGatggcagaggaggaagaaggcagACATACCATGGAGGAGGCAGCAGAGAAAAAGATCAGCATACACACCTCAGTGAGAATACTgggagagaaggaggcgtTTGTGACAGTAATGGCTGGAGTGCTGTTCTCGGGCGGGTATTTCATGGTGTTGATCACGCTCGGTTCTCAACTTTCTGAGCGGTTCAGTTTCCGTCCCATAATAGTGGGTGTGTGCTACCTGCCGCTGGCAACCGGAATGCTCGCATCACGATGGACAGTAGGATGGCTTCTCGACTGGAACTTTGGACGATGGGCACGGAATTTGGGGTTGAAGCTCGATCTAGACAGGCAGCAGCGGTTAGAGGAGGTTCCTATCGAGAAGTTACGACTGGAAGTTGCGTTGGGTGCGTTATATGTTCTTTTTGGGACTGTTGTGGCGTACGGGTGGACCGTGAAAACGAAGTCGTCGTTGGTTGGGATCGAGATTGCTCTCGTCTTCTTGGGAGTGTTCTTTGCTGGAGCGATCAATGGGCTCAATGTTCTTGTCGTCAACACCCATCCCGACAGCCCAGCCACGGCGGTTGCATCGAGTTAA